One window from the genome of Echinicola vietnamensis DSM 17526 encodes:
- a CDS encoding rhamnogalacturonan acetylesterase, whose protein sequence is MKCSVKILLSLLPFMLLMGFNDKEKIVTVYLVGDSTMADYSDDYDPGKDYMKTRYPVTGWGQVFQPFMSKEHIADLKGLINADSIVVDDRARGGRSTRTFFEEGRWRDVYTALEPDDVVLMQFGHNDAAESKPARYVTPEGYKEYIRLFVSQARDKGGIPIIVTPVNRNYPWKDGQLQNVHGEYYTAAVEVAKEMKARMIDLTKLSMEHFSEMGKDYVTSHYFMNFEAGLYEAYPDGSNDNTHFQPEGARAVAKLVYEAMIELAQEIPHTPNP, encoded by the coding sequence ATGAAATGCTCAGTCAAGATACTATTGTCCTTGCTGCCATTTATGCTTTTGATGGGATTTAATGATAAGGAAAAAATCGTAACGGTCTATTTGGTCGGTGATTCCACCATGGCAGACTATAGTGATGATTATGATCCTGGAAAGGATTATATGAAGACGCGCTATCCGGTGACTGGTTGGGGACAAGTGTTTCAGCCTTTTATGAGCAAAGAGCACATAGCTGATTTGAAAGGGCTGATTAACGCGGACTCTATCGTAGTGGATGACAGGGCAAGAGGAGGAAGGAGTACTCGGACGTTTTTTGAAGAAGGCAGATGGCGGGATGTTTATACGGCCCTAGAGCCCGATGATGTGGTGTTGATGCAATTTGGACATAATGATGCCGCAGAGAGCAAGCCAGCCCGATATGTAACCCCAGAAGGGTATAAAGAGTACATTCGCCTGTTTGTATCCCAAGCCAGGGATAAAGGCGGTATTCCAATCATTGTCACTCCGGTCAACCGGAATTATCCTTGGAAAGACGGCCAACTGCAAAACGTACACGGTGAATACTATACTGCAGCAGTGGAGGTGGCCAAAGAGATGAAGGCCCGGATGATAGATTTGACCAAGCTGTCCATGGAGCATTTTTCCGAAATGGGGAAAGACTATGTGACCTCGCATTACTTTATGAATTTTGAAGCAGGTCTGTATGAAGCGTATCCCGATGGAAGTAATGATAATACGCATTTCCAACCGGAAGGAGCTCGCGCAGTAGCAAAACTGGTTTATGAAGCCATGATCGAGTTGGCACAAGAAATCCCGCACACACCTAACCCTTGA
- a CDS encoding pectinesterase family protein: MLRHQITTVFLLAFSVMTGLQAQHVNSYPKDGKVRDLKGKVQEDIVVAKDGSGDFLYIADALEAIRVYLPKPITVHIKEGVYKEKLEIPGTITNVTFKGDGPGKTIITYDDHTGKDYMDTFDSYTLLVWGNSLTFKDMTIQNTAGSVGQAVALHAEGDRLVFENCHFRGDQDTMFASGENSRQYFKDCYIEGTTDFIFGGATALFEDCEIHSKSNSYITAASTSEWVKFGYVFKNCRLTAAEGVEKVYLGRPWRDFAKTVFINCEMGSHIVPEGWHNWGREETEKTTFYAEYGSYGPGANRSARATWSHQLADEEADAYTIANIFAGHTCPKGAYGFPWYGYAVDSSFNLDDSYEKYKKYFPDIQPVSNVAIEGVETTNVKYKDLGYRSLEMDVFYPEEKSKLPGILLVHGGGWRSGNRSLQAPLAKALAKRGYVTAVMDYRLSLEAPYPAGVYDVKDAVKWLKSHADNFGLDTSRVAISGGSAGGQLAALVAMTNGRLAYEETNNGDQHASSTVQALIDMDGVLAFHHPESSEGEVAAQWLGGTYDEVPAIWEAASALHQVSERAVPSLFLNSQYPRFHAGQDDLIQQLDQRGIYSEVHGFERSPHPFWLFNPWFEQTVDYVDSFLKSVW; the protein is encoded by the coding sequence ATGCTAAGACACCAAATAACCACCGTTTTTCTTTTAGCCTTTTCGGTCATGACAGGGCTCCAAGCCCAGCATGTCAATTCTTATCCCAAAGATGGAAAGGTGCGTGACCTAAAGGGTAAAGTCCAAGAAGATATTGTGGTCGCAAAGGATGGCAGTGGTGATTTTTTATATATCGCAGATGCGCTCGAAGCCATCAGGGTTTACCTTCCCAAGCCCATTACCGTTCACATCAAGGAAGGCGTTTATAAGGAAAAGTTAGAGATTCCAGGGACGATTACCAATGTGACCTTCAAAGGAGACGGGCCAGGCAAGACCATTATCACTTATGATGACCATACGGGGAAAGACTATATGGATACTTTTGATTCCTATACCTTGTTGGTTTGGGGAAACAGCTTGACGTTTAAGGATATGACCATTCAGAATACAGCAGGTTCAGTAGGACAGGCTGTGGCCCTTCATGCAGAGGGAGACCGTTTGGTGTTTGAAAACTGTCACTTTAGAGGTGATCAGGATACGATGTTTGCTTCCGGTGAAAACAGCCGGCAGTATTTTAAAGACTGTTATATCGAGGGAACTACTGATTTTATATTTGGTGGTGCCACAGCATTATTTGAAGACTGTGAAATTCACAGTAAATCCAACTCCTACATTACCGCGGCATCCACATCGGAGTGGGTGAAATTCGGCTACGTTTTTAAAAATTGCAGGTTGACGGCAGCAGAAGGGGTTGAAAAAGTGTATCTGGGAAGACCTTGGCGGGATTTTGCCAAAACTGTTTTTATCAATTGTGAAATGGGCTCGCATATCGTTCCAGAAGGATGGCATAATTGGGGTAGGGAAGAGACGGAGAAAACGACCTTCTATGCCGAATATGGCTCATACGGGCCTGGTGCCAATAGATCAGCGCGAGCGACATGGTCGCATCAACTTGCGGACGAGGAAGCGGATGCATATACGATTGCGAATATATTTGCTGGCCACACCTGCCCAAAAGGTGCTTATGGCTTTCCTTGGTATGGGTATGCGGTAGACAGTTCTTTTAATCTTGACGATTCCTATGAAAAGTACAAGAAGTACTTTCCCGATATCCAGCCAGTTTCTAATGTAGCCATAGAAGGGGTGGAAACAACGAATGTAAAATACAAGGACCTAGGCTATAGGAGCCTGGAAATGGATGTTTTTTATCCTGAGGAGAAAAGTAAGCTCCCGGGTATTTTATTGGTCCATGGAGGGGGATGGCGTTCCGGAAATCGATCCCTTCAAGCTCCCTTGGCAAAAGCGTTGGCGAAGAGGGGGTATGTAACAGCAGTGATGGATTACCGGTTATCCTTGGAGGCACCATATCCGGCTGGAGTGTATGATGTAAAAGATGCTGTCAAATGGCTAAAATCGCATGCAGATAATTTTGGGCTGGATACCAGTAGGGTGGCCATATCGGGAGGGTCCGCAGGAGGACAGCTCGCCGCATTGGTGGCCATGACCAATGGACGGCTGGCATATGAGGAAACCAATAATGGGGATCAACACGCTTCTTCGACCGTGCAAGCGCTCATAGACATGGACGGAGTTTTGGCCTTTCATCATCCTGAATCATCAGAGGGAGAAGTAGCCGCCCAATGGCTGGGGGGCACGTATGATGAGGTTCCTGCTATCTGGGAGGCTGCCTCCGCCTTACATCAGGTGAGTGAACGAGCCGTCCCGAGCCTTTTTCTGAACAGTCAATATCCACGATTCCATGCCGGGCAGGATGATTTGATCCAGCAATTGGATCAGCGAGGAATTTACAGCGAAGTGCATGGATTTGAGCGCAGTCCTCATCCATTTTGGTTGTTTAATCCGTGGTTTGAACAAACGGTAGATTATGTGGATTCATTTCTAAAAAGCGTGTGGTAA
- a CDS encoding SusC/RagA family TonB-linked outer membrane protein codes for MMFTKNLSGFTRCISLLLMLMVMGVMDLQAQTSEITGVVRSSEGETIPGVTVMLKGSGTGTSTDMDGAYKLTVNDPNGTLMFSSIGMIKQEIPINGRSTIDVTMEMDVAQLDMVEVVDYGYGTVKKTDMTGSVASMSGKELAKIPVASAAQAITGRLPGVRVLTTDGSPGADVVIRVRGGGSVTQDNSPLYVVDGFIVGSIRDIPPTDIESITVLKDAAATAIYGAQAANGVIVVTTKTPKAGKTSISYNNFFQWKSLPKDRRYNVLNAYEYVLANYEYAKLQSNAAVRNFEKFYGVYDDLELYQQKPTTDWQDELFGDPKLSQYHNLSISGGTEKTKFMLSLTNNTDEGLMLNSGYMRNVINFKLNHQLADRLTMDVGARVTHTVIDGAGTSGNAQISIKDAVQTRPTNGIADELDIDMNQINSEDDFQSFLLSLVSPVELAKQDWRKRTEYDYVFNAGLTWEVIDNLNFKSTFNGSRDFRENLRFYGPLTGESFNNGNNMPLGQREDRSSFSYRWLNSVSYKFDDLGTDHDLDFLVGQEVYSSGGKRSFLRAEDFRLSITPEELFANMTFGRADRHETEDYTNSNRFSLFGRANYQFKGKYLFTATVRSDASSKFSKDNRVGVFPAVAVGWKISEEDFLKASSWVDELKLRLSWGETGNDRIETTATQFLFSASTNRGPGFGNTDNVFYQPSSSTLYNPDLKWETTITKNIGLDFTLFKAKVEGSLDFYRNVTRDLLLQSAIPPNTGFSTQWNNVGSTSNQGVELGINAFIIDKPDFSLSVNFNTGLNQARVEELDGTNERFFQSNWASTDLNNINDFYLRVGGKIGDVFGYVTDGYYTEDDFEGYDAAAGEYILKADVPNSTSVVGNTNIRPGFLKLKDLNDDGQIDADDRKVIGNTLPKNQGGFGVNARWKGFDAAIFFNYQFGNDVYNTGKIQYNQFRRVTYGNMLTTMSSENRYTYLDVDGTYTGTPGEIVTDLGQLEEMNAGKNIWSHNSYGIAGAVIHSWAIEDGSFIRLNNLTVGYSLPTELISRIGLSQFRIYATGNNLKLWTDYTGYDPEVSTSRSSSYSALTPGVDYSSFPRSRSYTVGVNVTF; via the coding sequence ATGATGTTTACCAAAAATCTTTCGGGTTTTACCCGATGCATTTCATTGCTTTTGATGCTGATGGTGATGGGTGTGATGGACCTCCAGGCCCAGACATCGGAAATTACCGGAGTAGTCAGAAGCTCAGAAGGTGAGACCATACCGGGTGTCACCGTTATGCTAAAAGGATCAGGTACAGGAACCAGCACAGACATGGATGGAGCCTATAAACTGACCGTAAACGACCCCAATGGGACATTAATGTTTTCTTCCATTGGGATGATCAAGCAAGAAATCCCCATCAATGGCCGATCTACCATCGATGTTACCATGGAGATGGATGTGGCACAGCTTGACATGGTGGAAGTAGTAGACTATGGATACGGAACGGTAAAGAAGACCGACATGACCGGTTCGGTTGCTTCCATGTCCGGAAAGGAATTGGCCAAGATCCCTGTGGCCAGTGCTGCACAGGCCATCACGGGTAGGCTTCCCGGTGTTCGGGTATTGACCACAGATGGTTCGCCAGGAGCGGATGTGGTGATCCGTGTAAGGGGCGGAGGATCCGTTACCCAGGATAACTCACCACTTTATGTAGTCGATGGATTTATTGTGGGAAGTATACGGGATATTCCACCGACTGACATTGAGTCGATCACGGTGCTAAAAGATGCGGCGGCTACGGCCATTTATGGTGCACAAGCAGCCAATGGGGTTATCGTCGTGACCACCAAAACCCCAAAAGCAGGCAAGACTTCTATCTCATACAATAACTTCTTCCAGTGGAAAAGCCTTCCCAAGGACCGACGGTATAATGTCCTTAATGCCTACGAATATGTCCTTGCCAATTATGAGTATGCCAAATTGCAATCGAATGCTGCCGTTAGAAACTTTGAAAAGTTTTATGGTGTGTACGACGATTTGGAACTTTATCAGCAAAAGCCGACGACCGACTGGCAGGATGAACTTTTTGGTGATCCTAAGCTCAGCCAATACCATAACTTGAGCATTAGCGGTGGTACAGAAAAGACCAAATTCATGCTGAGCCTTACTAATAATACCGATGAAGGTTTGATGCTGAATTCAGGTTACATGAGAAATGTGATCAACTTTAAATTGAACCATCAATTGGCCGACAGGCTGACCATGGACGTGGGAGCCAGGGTAACCCACACCGTGATTGACGGGGCAGGTACTTCTGGAAATGCCCAAATAAGCATTAAAGATGCTGTGCAGACCAGGCCCACCAACGGAATTGCGGATGAATTGGACATTGATATGAACCAAATCAACTCCGAAGATGATTTCCAATCCTTCCTGCTCAGCTTGGTAAGCCCTGTAGAATTGGCAAAGCAAGACTGGAGAAAGCGGACAGAGTATGATTATGTCTTCAATGCAGGCTTGACTTGGGAGGTGATCGATAACCTTAATTTTAAGTCGACCTTTAACGGTTCCAGAGACTTCAGAGAGAACCTGAGGTTTTATGGGCCATTGACCGGTGAATCCTTCAACAACGGTAATAATATGCCCTTGGGACAAAGAGAAGATCGCTCAAGCTTTTCCTACCGCTGGTTAAACAGTGTTTCCTATAAGTTTGATGATTTGGGCACTGATCATGACCTTGATTTCTTGGTAGGTCAAGAGGTTTATTCCAGCGGAGGAAAGAGAAGTTTTCTGCGAGCGGAGGACTTCAGGCTGTCCATTACACCGGAAGAGTTGTTCGCCAACATGACTTTTGGTCGGGCAGACCGCCATGAGACAGAAGATTACACTAACTCCAACCGTTTTTCACTCTTCGGTCGGGCCAACTACCAATTTAAAGGCAAGTACCTTTTCACGGCCACGGTAAGGTCAGATGCTTCCAGTAAGTTCTCCAAAGACAACAGAGTAGGGGTGTTCCCTGCTGTAGCCGTGGGCTGGAAAATTTCTGAGGAAGATTTCTTGAAGGCATCATCATGGGTGGACGAGTTGAAACTGCGATTGAGCTGGGGAGAGACGGGTAACGATAGGATCGAAACCACCGCCACACAGTTTCTTTTCAGTGCTTCCACCAACCGAGGCCCTGGTTTTGGCAATACGGACAATGTATTTTACCAACCGTCCAGCAGTACGCTTTATAATCCAGACTTGAAATGGGAAACCACCATTACCAAAAACATTGGCTTGGACTTTACGTTGTTCAAGGCCAAGGTGGAAGGTAGTTTGGACTTTTATCGAAATGTCACCAGAGACCTTTTGCTTCAATCTGCCATTCCGCCGAATACGGGCTTTTCTACCCAATGGAATAATGTCGGAAGTACTTCCAACCAAGGGGTGGAATTGGGCATCAATGCCTTTATCATCGACAAGCCGGACTTTTCCCTCTCGGTTAACTTTAACACAGGGCTTAACCAAGCACGTGTAGAGGAACTGGATGGAACCAATGAACGATTCTTCCAATCCAATTGGGCCAGCACGGACCTGAACAATATCAACGACTTTTACCTTCGTGTGGGAGGAAAGATTGGCGACGTGTTCGGTTATGTGACCGATGGATACTATACCGAGGATGATTTTGAAGGATATGATGCGGCAGCGGGTGAGTATATTTTGAAGGCAGATGTGCCCAACTCGACTTCAGTAGTAGGCAATACCAATATCAGACCGGGTTTCTTAAAGCTAAAAGACCTGAACGATGATGGTCAAATTGATGCCGATGATCGAAAAGTGATCGGCAATACCCTTCCTAAAAATCAAGGTGGATTTGGGGTGAATGCTAGATGGAAAGGTTTTGATGCAGCCATCTTCTTCAATTACCAGTTTGGAAATGATGTTTACAATACCGGTAAGATCCAGTATAACCAATTCAGAAGGGTGACATACGGAAATATGCTGACCACCATGTCATCAGAAAACCGCTATACCTATTTGGATGTGGACGGCACTTACACCGGAACACCTGGTGAGATTGTCACCGATCTTGGCCAGCTAGAGGAAATGAACGCTGGTAAGAACATCTGGTCCCACAACAGTTATGGGATTGCAGGAGCTGTGATTCACTCATGGGCGATCGAGGATGGTTCATTCATCAGGCTTAATAACCTTACCGTAGGTTATTCCCTTCCTACGGAGTTGATTTCCCGCATTGGCCTTTCCCAGTTTAGGATATACGCCACAGGAAACAACTTGAAGTTGTGGACGGATTACACTGGCTACGATCCAGAGGTAAGTACCAGCAGAAGCAGCAGTTATTCTGCGTTGACTCCAGGTGTGGATTATTCTTCTTTCCCAAGAAGCCGATCCTATACAGTAGGTGTTAATGTGACATTCTAA